The Kroppenstedtia pulmonis genome has a segment encoding these proteins:
- a CDS encoding DUF2203 domain-containing protein: protein MKRKRFTTAEANKWLPLIGNELRQLQQLQREFESCFYDLQQMRAGGVVKGEDPFFPLEVEMEFLQIQIRGGIRRMEQWGVQLKDIQVGLVDFPSLKDGEEILLCWKIDEEEVSHWHYPWEGYYYRKKIDTGDEKGEK from the coding sequence ATGAAGCGCAAACGATTTACAACTGCAGAAGCCAACAAGTGGCTGCCACTGATCGGCAATGAACTGAGACAACTCCAACAATTGCAAAGGGAATTTGAATCTTGCTTTTATGACCTGCAACAGATGAGAGCCGGTGGTGTTGTCAAAGGGGAGGATCCTTTTTTTCCTTTGGAAGTGGAAATGGAATTCCTGCAAATCCAGATCAGAGGGGGGATACGTCGGATGGAACAATGGGGTGTACAGCTGAAGGATATTCAGGTTGGCTTGGTGGATTTCCCCTCTCTGAAAGATGGAGAGGAAATCCTGCTGTGCTGGAAGATCGATGAGGAGGAAGTTTCCCATTGGCATTATCCCTGGGAAGGATATTACTATCGGAAAAAGATCGATACCGGAGATGAAAAAGGCGAAAAGTGA
- a CDS encoding DUF309 domain-containing protein — protein sequence MSVKVDEEKYHPLYVQFIYYFNRERDYFECHEVLEELWLEEGRDLLYQGLLQVAVALYHYRNGNRNGARKLFYASLQKLAPYPGDSLGIDLNQVREDSKVYLERLQREEEFPFYDLNIRILDPLLAEKVQALIEKEE from the coding sequence ATGAGTGTGAAAGTCGATGAAGAAAAGTACCATCCTTTATATGTTCAGTTTATATATTATTTTAACAGAGAACGAGATTATTTTGAGTGTCATGAAGTGTTGGAAGAGTTATGGCTGGAAGAAGGAAGAGATCTGTTATATCAGGGTTTACTTCAAGTGGCGGTGGCTTTGTACCATTATCGAAACGGAAACCGAAACGGGGCCAGAAAATTATTTTATGCTTCGTTGCAAAAACTGGCTCCCTATCCCGGTGATAGTCTGGGAATCGATTTAAACCAAGTCCGGGAAGATTCCAAGGTTTATTTGGAACGGTTACAGAGGGAAGAAGAGTTTCCATTTTACGATTTGAATATCCGGATTCTCGATCCTCTACTGGCGGAAAAAGTACAAGCCTTAATTGAAAAAGAGGAGTAA
- a CDS encoding alpha-ketoacid dehydrogenase subunit beta, with translation MATMTLIKAINDGLRAEMERDENVIVMGEDVGVNGGVFRATENLYQTFGEKRSFDTPLAESAIIGTAIGLASQGFRPVPEIQFAGFIYECMDQVATQAARIRMRSGGRYNAPITIRIPYGGGVKTPEMHSDSLEALFLHSPGVKVVVPSNPYDAKGLLISAIRDEDPVMFYEPMKLYRSIKGEVPEEAYTVPLGKANVVREGTDVTLIAYGAMVQVAEKAADQAEKERGIKVEVIDLRTISPLDLETIIQSVEKTGRAVVVHEAAKTGGVGAEIVARINEEAILSLEAPVVRVTGFDTPYPLTAIEDEWLPTPERVCAGIYKTIDF, from the coding sequence ATGGCAACCATGACATTGATTAAAGCCATTAACGACGGTTTGCGTGCAGAAATGGAACGGGATGAAAATGTTATCGTAATGGGAGAAGACGTCGGGGTTAATGGTGGGGTATTCCGGGCAACGGAAAATCTGTATCAAACCTTTGGTGAAAAACGCTCTTTCGATACACCCCTGGCGGAATCCGCAATTATCGGCACCGCCATCGGGCTTGCCTCTCAAGGCTTCCGACCGGTACCCGAAATTCAGTTTGCCGGTTTCATCTATGAGTGTATGGACCAAGTTGCCACCCAAGCAGCCCGAATTCGGATGCGTTCCGGTGGCAGGTATAATGCTCCCATCACGATTCGGATCCCTTATGGTGGTGGCGTGAAAACTCCGGAGATGCACTCGGATAGTTTGGAAGCTTTATTCCTGCACAGTCCGGGGGTCAAGGTGGTTGTTCCCAGCAATCCCTACGATGCCAAGGGTTTGTTGATCTCCGCCATCCGGGATGAAGATCCGGTCATGTTTTATGAGCCGATGAAGCTGTACCGTTCCATCAAGGGAGAAGTACCGGAAGAAGCCTATACCGTTCCCTTGGGGAAAGCCAATGTGGTTCGGGAAGGTACCGATGTGACATTGATCGCATACGGAGCGATGGTTCAAGTGGCGGAAAAAGCTGCGGACCAAGCTGAAAAAGAACGGGGTATCAAAGTGGAAGTAATCGACTTGCGTACGATTTCACCCCTGGACTTGGAGACGATTATTCAATCCGTTGAAAAGACCGGTCGTGCCGTCGTCGTTCATGAGGCGGCTAAAACCGGAGGAGTTGGGGCAGAGATCGTGGCACGGATCAATGAAGAGGCCATCCTGTCTCTGGAAGCGCCTGTGGTTCGGGTAACCGGATTTGACACTCCCTATCCGCTGACGGCGATTGAAGATGAGTGGTTGCCCACACCGGAACGGGTTTGCGCAGGAATTTACAAGACGATTGATTTTTAA
- the lpdA gene encoding dihydrolipoyl dehydrogenase — translation MVVGDFATEVDVLVVGGGPGGYVAAIRAAQLGKKVTLVDKGDLGGVCLNRGCIPSKALIHAADEAKKIQNSSHMGIEVDGVQIDFTKMIQWKDGVVKKLTGGVASLLKNNKVEVIQGEVYFSGTNTVKVATESNSTTYQFEDCIIATGSRPMEIPALPFDGEKIISSTEALSLKEIPKKLVVVGGGYIGLELGTAYSKLGSDVTILEGTDSLLPGVDASMVRMVKRNLKKLGVNVITKAMVQAADPSGTEVKVTAEVKGKEEIYTADKVLVAVGRTPNTDELGLDQAGIEVDEKGFIPVDKQMKTKTEHIYAIGDVAGQPMLAHKASYEGKIAAEAIAGQPSEVDYQAMPYVIFSDPELAYTGLTEQAAKEEGYDPVVSRFSFAANGRALSLDAADGFLQVVADKESKEILGVQIVGPEASSLIAQAVMAIETGINAEDIALTIHAHPSLPETLMEAAEGVMGNAIHMVNK, via the coding sequence ATGGTAGTCGGAGATTTTGCAACTGAAGTGGACGTGTTGGTTGTCGGCGGCGGACCCGGTGGCTATGTAGCCGCCATCCGCGCCGCCCAATTGGGCAAGAAAGTCACCCTGGTGGATAAAGGGGACCTGGGCGGGGTGTGTCTCAACCGAGGTTGTATTCCTTCCAAGGCCTTGATTCACGCTGCTGATGAAGCGAAAAAAATACAGAACTCTTCCCATATGGGAATAGAAGTAGATGGTGTTCAGATCGATTTCACCAAAATGATCCAGTGGAAAGACGGTGTGGTGAAAAAGCTGACAGGCGGCGTCGCTTCCTTACTGAAAAACAATAAGGTGGAAGTGATTCAGGGGGAAGTTTACTTCTCCGGAACCAACACCGTCAAGGTTGCCACAGAGAGCAACAGCACCACTTATCAGTTTGAGGACTGCATTATCGCCACGGGTTCCCGTCCCATGGAGATTCCTGCTCTTCCTTTTGATGGGGAAAAAATCATTTCCTCCACAGAAGCTCTCTCCCTGAAAGAGATCCCAAAAAAATTGGTGGTAGTGGGTGGCGGATACATCGGTTTGGAACTGGGAACCGCCTACAGCAAGTTGGGAAGTGATGTGACCATCCTGGAGGGAACCGACAGTCTTCTTCCCGGCGTGGATGCTTCCATGGTTCGGATGGTCAAACGGAATCTGAAAAAATTAGGCGTCAACGTGATAACCAAGGCGATGGTGCAAGCTGCGGATCCTTCCGGTACCGAAGTGAAAGTGACGGCGGAAGTGAAAGGGAAGGAAGAAATCTATACCGCTGACAAAGTTTTGGTGGCTGTGGGTCGCACTCCTAATACCGACGAATTGGGATTGGATCAGGCAGGGATTGAAGTAGACGAAAAAGGATTCATTCCCGTGGACAAACAGATGAAAACCAAAACGGAACACATCTATGCCATCGGTGATGTAGCAGGGCAACCCATGTTGGCCCATAAGGCTTCTTACGAAGGAAAAATTGCGGCTGAAGCGATAGCGGGACAACCCAGTGAAGTGGATTACCAAGCCATGCCCTACGTGATCTTCAGTGATCCGGAACTGGCCTATACCGGCCTGACGGAACAGGCGGCGAAAGAAGAGGGATACGATCCGGTGGTCAGTCGTTTCTCCTTTGCTGCCAACGGACGGGCGCTCTCCTTGGATGCTGCTGACGGTTTCCTGCAAGTCGTTGCCGATAAAGAATCCAAAGAGATTCTCGGTGTGCAGATTGTGGGGCCGGAAGCTTCCAGCCTGATTGCCCAGGCAGTGATGGCCATCGAAACAGGTATCAATGCCGAAGATATCGCCCTGACGATCCACGCTCACCCCTCCCTGCCGGAAACCCTGATGGAAGCGGCAGAAGGTGTGATGGGGAACGCCATTCATATGGTGAATAAGTAA
- a CDS encoding acyl-CoA thioesterase, translating into MKTSIQIEVRPTEIDVMGHVNNAKYLEYMEWSREDWYNRVELPFDVFTDMNIGTVTVNININYRKEARLGDILTVETYPVKKGRTSYVLRHVIENEQGEQVADADVVSVTIDLESRKSVPLPDSLARQFVSV; encoded by the coding sequence ATGAAAACATCCATCCAAATCGAAGTGCGTCCCACGGAAATTGATGTGATGGGGCATGTGAATAACGCCAAGTATTTGGAATATATGGAGTGGAGCCGGGAGGATTGGTACAATCGGGTAGAGCTTCCCTTTGATGTGTTCACGGACATGAATATCGGGACTGTAACGGTTAATATCAATATCAATTATCGCAAAGAGGCACGGTTGGGTGACATTTTGACAGTTGAGACTTACCCTGTCAAAAAGGGCAGAACCAGTTATGTACTGCGCCATGTTATTGAAAATGAACAGGGGGAGCAGGTGGCAGATGCGGATGTAGTCAGTGTTACCATTGATTTGGAAAGCCGTAAAAGTGTCCCGCTACCGGATTCATTGGCTCGCCAGTTTGTTTCTGTATGA
- a CDS encoding dihydrolipoamide acetyltransferase family protein, giving the protein MAFEFKLPDVGEGIHEGEIIKFHVKEGDPIQEDDVVAEVQTDKAVVEIPSPVTGTVRKLNASEGEVIEVGSVFVVFDTEDGKETPEQESETAQPETVASEPVKEKEAPSRTPTSSRRVKAMPSVRKKARELGIDLAQVEGTGPHGRITLEDLRNFTDAPTVEEPKTEEFVAQPDRKAATGAKKETPSVSFSPQGEEERLPLRGMRRTIATRMAQSKFTAPHVTIMDEVDASELIEVRKWAKPLAEQKGIKLTYLPFVIKALTAALREFPTLNASIDTENEEIILKKYYHMGIATATEDGLVVPVVKDVDRKSIFTLAEEIKDVVGRTRDRKASVEDLKGSTFTITNIGSFGGQFFTPIINYPEVAILGMGKMADRPVAIDGEVVIRPIMNISLSIDHRLIDGDVAARFLNRVKELLESPKLLMMEMN; this is encoded by the coding sequence ATGGCCTTTGAATTTAAATTGCCAGACGTGGGAGAAGGGATTCATGAAGGTGAAATCATCAAATTCCACGTCAAAGAAGGCGATCCGATTCAGGAAGATGATGTCGTAGCTGAGGTTCAAACTGATAAAGCCGTGGTGGAAATTCCCTCGCCAGTAACGGGCACCGTACGGAAATTGAACGCCTCGGAAGGAGAGGTCATTGAGGTAGGCTCAGTTTTCGTGGTTTTCGATACCGAAGATGGTAAAGAAACCCCGGAACAAGAAAGTGAAACAGCGCAACCGGAGACTGTTGCTTCAGAACCGGTGAAGGAAAAGGAGGCGCCATCCAGAACGCCTACTTCTTCCAGGAGAGTCAAGGCAATGCCTTCCGTCCGTAAAAAAGCCAGGGAGCTGGGAATCGACTTGGCCCAGGTAGAGGGAACCGGTCCCCATGGACGTATTACCCTGGAAGACCTCCGTAACTTTACCGATGCTCCCACAGTGGAAGAGCCGAAGACGGAAGAATTTGTTGCCCAACCTGACCGGAAGGCGGCAACAGGGGCGAAAAAAGAAACACCATCTGTTTCCTTCTCACCTCAAGGTGAAGAAGAGCGTTTGCCCCTCAGAGGAATGCGGCGTACCATTGCGACACGGATGGCACAGAGCAAATTTACCGCTCCCCATGTGACGATCATGGATGAAGTGGATGCCTCCGAGCTGATTGAGGTACGGAAGTGGGCCAAGCCCCTTGCGGAACAAAAAGGGATCAAGCTGACTTATCTGCCATTCGTTATCAAAGCTCTGACTGCTGCCCTGCGGGAATTCCCGACATTAAACGCATCCATCGATACAGAGAATGAAGAGATCATTCTCAAGAAATATTACCATATGGGAATTGCCACAGCGACAGAGGACGGATTGGTGGTTCCTGTGGTTAAAGATGTGGATCGAAAGTCCATCTTCACTTTGGCAGAGGAGATCAAGGATGTGGTGGGTCGCACCCGGGATCGGAAAGCCAGTGTGGAAGATCTGAAGGGCAGCACCTTTACCATTACCAATATCGGATCTTTTGGTGGTCAGTTCTTTACTCCCATCATCAACTATCCGGAGGTGGCCATTCTGGGAATGGGTAAAATGGCCGACAGGCCGGTAGCCATCGACGGGGAGGTTGTGATCCGCCCGATCATGAATATCTCCTTGAGCATCGACCATCGACTCATCGACGGGGATGTGGCGGCTCGCTTCCTGAACCGCGTCAAAGAGTTGTTGGAAAGTCCCAAACTCTTGATGATGGAGATGAATTAA
- the pdhA gene encoding pyruvate dehydrogenase (acetyl-transferring) E1 component subunit alpha: protein MPKVMELKQDKEMFQILNENGEINKGQTVPDLSDEELKEIYSWMLKIRTFDGRAIKLNRQGRLGFYAPMAGQEACQIASMAALKKSDMLFPSYRDMGAAMYHGVPVEMVFLYSRGQIDGMKIPEDVNMYPPQIIIAGQVLHTAGAGWAFRLKEEEHVAIGFFGDGATSEGDFHEGVNFGAVYDANAIFFCQNNQYAISVPLNKQMRSETIAQKAIAYGIHGIQVDGNDALAVYQATKMAADRARKGEGPTLIEAVTYRLGPHTMAGDDPGRYRTKEEEENWMVKKDPLKRLRKYLESKNLWSDAEEKKAQDEILNEMNEAIKKVEKAPKGTVAELIDDLYAETPAILKKQKEEYLSWKEGK, encoded by the coding sequence GTGCCTAAAGTGATGGAGTTGAAACAGGATAAGGAAATGTTCCAAATCCTTAACGAAAACGGCGAGATCAATAAGGGACAGACAGTACCGGATCTTTCCGATGAAGAATTGAAAGAGATTTACAGCTGGATGTTGAAAATTCGTACATTTGACGGTCGTGCTATTAAATTGAACCGTCAGGGGCGTCTTGGCTTTTATGCTCCTATGGCAGGTCAAGAAGCATGTCAAATTGCCTCCATGGCAGCACTGAAAAAAAGTGACATGCTGTTTCCCAGCTATCGGGATATGGGAGCTGCCATGTACCATGGGGTACCGGTGGAAATGGTATTTCTTTACTCCAGAGGTCAAATCGACGGAATGAAAATTCCGGAGGATGTAAACATGTACCCGCCGCAAATCATCATCGCCGGTCAAGTTCTCCATACAGCCGGTGCGGGTTGGGCTTTCCGTTTGAAAGAAGAAGAACATGTCGCTATCGGTTTCTTCGGAGACGGTGCCACCTCAGAAGGTGATTTCCATGAAGGGGTTAACTTTGGGGCAGTATATGATGCCAATGCCATCTTCTTCTGCCAAAACAACCAGTATGCGATCAGTGTACCCTTAAACAAGCAGATGCGATCAGAGACCATTGCCCAAAAAGCAATCGCCTACGGGATTCATGGCATCCAAGTGGACGGAAATGATGCGCTGGCGGTTTATCAAGCCACCAAAATGGCTGCAGACCGGGCCCGGAAAGGGGAAGGTCCCACATTGATCGAAGCTGTGACCTACCGTCTTGGACCTCATACGATGGCAGGTGATGATCCGGGACGCTACCGGACCAAAGAAGAAGAAGAAAACTGGATGGTTAAAAAAGATCCTCTGAAACGGTTGAGGAAGTATCTGGAAAGCAAAAACCTCTGGTCTGATGCAGAGGAGAAAAAGGCTCAGGATGAAATCCTGAATGAAATGAATGAAGCCATCAAAAAAGTGGAAAAAGCGCCGAAGGGCACCGTTGCAGAATTGATTGACGACCTTTATGCAGAAACGCCGGCAATCCTTAAAAAGCAAAAAGAAGAATATCTCTCCTGGAAGGAGGGCAAATAA
- a CDS encoding TatD family hydrolase, which produces MKGNCFSLMDTHLHWDQLPEDQMEGIVNRALEAKVEKAVAVATDPCSCLDLLQWKKRFPEFLVVGFGLHPEYHHGSQDEEKVLRLIGEHRDQIHAVGEVGLPYYRLREEERHRPPERESIRRLEEFLRIARDLDLPVILHAVHTMAAPVLDALLKIGVKRGVFHWLKAPKDVVDAILKANFYISVTPEVCYRERDQELVKQVPLDSLLLETDAPWPYHGPFKGQTAEPSWILESAKEVAAIKGIEVQTVAEKTTANARKLFAL; this is translated from the coding sequence ATGAAGGGAAATTGTTTCTCTTTGATGGACACCCATCTCCATTGGGATCAGCTTCCTGAGGATCAGATGGAAGGGATTGTGAATCGGGCTTTGGAGGCAAAGGTGGAAAAGGCTGTGGCAGTTGCTACCGACCCCTGCTCTTGTTTGGATTTGTTGCAATGGAAGAAGCGTTTTCCGGAATTTTTAGTTGTTGGTTTTGGGTTGCATCCGGAATATCATCATGGATCACAGGATGAAGAAAAGGTGTTGCGTTTGATCGGGGAGCATCGGGATCAGATTCATGCTGTGGGAGAGGTGGGATTGCCTTACTATCGGTTACGGGAAGAAGAGCGTCATCGTCCTCCCGAAAGGGAAAGCATACGCCGGTTGGAGGAGTTTTTGCGCATAGCCCGGGATCTGGATTTGCCCGTCATCTTGCATGCAGTTCATACCATGGCTGCTCCTGTATTGGATGCTTTGTTGAAAATCGGGGTGAAACGGGGGGTATTCCATTGGTTAAAAGCGCCCAAGGATGTGGTAGATGCGATTTTAAAGGCTAACTTCTATATTTCTGTCACACCGGAGGTATGTTATCGGGAACGGGATCAAGAATTGGTCAAACAGGTTCCCCTGGATTCCCTTCTCTTGGAAACTGATGCTCCCTGGCCCTACCACGGTCCCTTTAAAGGACAAACAGCGGAACCCTCCTGGATTTTGGAATCCGCCAAAGAAGTGGCGGCAATCAAAGGGATTGAAGTTCAGACCGTTGCGGAAAAAACGACAGCCAATGCCCGAAAATTGTTTGCACTTTGA
- a CDS encoding CPBP family intramembrane glutamic endopeptidase, which produces MTGKNNLKTNASIRIVAVFIVAIITWNFTNYVSDLISEEEYNRINHFFIALITTISTVSFIEIARRIDQTSWKQFGQASLRKNTVSFLLGFFLWVIPASIGLFICLMFGWVEITLQTDFYVLVVSILILFITVFLMEALPEELIFRGYIYSYLNGLFPHWITVILQALLFSLFAYFIGAMYSVEQIQFLPGFAFILGYFRAVSGNVWTPIGFHVAIMTATQILSPIHSYFDVSGLSTLRFLAFILLPSAIGATVLGFIYPNHKWGKKAYVC; this is translated from the coding sequence TTGACCGGAAAAAACAATTTGAAAACGAATGCATCAATCCGAATAGTTGCTGTATTTATTGTCGCTATTATTACTTGGAACTTTACAAACTATGTTAGTGACTTAATTTCAGAAGAAGAATACAATCGCATCAATCACTTCTTTATTGCTTTGATCACGACCATATCAACTGTCTCTTTTATAGAGATCGCACGTAGAATTGATCAAACTTCATGGAAACAATTTGGGCAAGCATCGCTTCGAAAGAATACCGTTTCATTTTTACTAGGCTTTTTCCTCTGGGTAATACCCGCATCGATCGGGCTATTTATTTGTTTAATGTTTGGATGGGTGGAAATAACGTTACAGACAGATTTTTATGTCTTAGTGGTAAGTATTTTGATTTTATTTATTACCGTGTTTTTGATGGAGGCATTACCAGAAGAGTTGATATTTAGAGGGTATATTTATAGTTACTTAAATGGATTATTCCCTCATTGGATCACTGTCATCTTGCAAGCACTCTTGTTTTCATTATTTGCTTACTTTATAGGAGCGATGTACTCAGTAGAGCAAATTCAATTTCTTCCCGGTTTTGCGTTTATCTTAGGTTATTTTAGGGCCGTTTCAGGAAATGTGTGGACACCAATTGGGTTCCATGTTGCTATTATGACCGCAACCCAAATTCTAAGTCCTATTCATAGTTATTTTGATGTTAGTGGATTGTCTACACTTCGATTTTTAGCTTTTATTTTACTTCCAAGTGCTATTGGTGCAACCGTATTAGGATTTATTTATCCCAATCACAAGTGGGGTAAGAAAGCATATGTTTGTTAA
- a CDS encoding DUF1128 domain-containing protein produces MNLENPTRENLDYMINELKVHLKLVNTSIIDPEEYHLENYEKVYDIYTMVNKKQGRLSMMELEGVLQELGSIRKSKN; encoded by the coding sequence ATGAATCTGGAAAACCCCACCCGGGAAAACTTGGATTACATGATCAACGAATTGAAGGTACATCTGAAATTGGTAAACACATCGATCATTGACCCTGAAGAATATCACCTGGAGAATTACGAAAAAGTATATGATATCTACACAATGGTAAACAAAAAGCAAGGACGTCTCTCGATGATGGAATTGGAGGGCGTATTACAGGAGTTAGGCAGTATTCGCAAAAGTAAAAACTGA